A window of Mucilaginibacter paludis DSM 18603 contains these coding sequences:
- a CDS encoding AAA family ATPase codes for MKEIIGRIEEKKILEQTLKSNEAQLLAVYGRRRVGKTYLIRESYRKHIIFEFSGVHNATLKDQLSNFRNTLAELMRLPIPPAIPSGWTEAFQMLKNYAEPLLNANKGIIFLDEFPWLSSAKSGFLPAFEFFWNSWGTKQNNLIFVICGSAASWMIQKVVNNKGGLHNRITKKIRLLPFTLAETAEYLKYNHVNLDHYQIVQLYMALGGIPQYLKEILPGQSAAQNIDRICFTKDGALQNEFNNLYQSLFAEADKHIAIVRALSAKHAGLTRKEIIKTCGLSTGGTASLLLEELTESGFISAYLPFEKNSRDSIYKLSDEYSRFYLKFIDSNRASGAGTWLKLSAAPAWRSWSGTAFESVCLKHTKEIKAALGIAGVYTEESVWRYVPGNDQPGAQIDLLFDRQDFCISICEMKFSNSTFTIDKAYATELQRKQDVFRNKTKTSKTIFMVMISTFGTTDNSYKTSLIQNDIKVEALFK; via the coding sequence ATGAAAGAAATTATTGGCAGGATAGAAGAAAAGAAAATTCTCGAACAGACCTTAAAATCAAATGAAGCGCAATTACTTGCTGTTTATGGCCGCAGGCGTGTAGGCAAAACCTACCTGATCAGAGAATCGTACCGCAAACACATCATCTTCGAATTTTCTGGCGTGCACAACGCAACTTTAAAGGATCAGCTAAGCAATTTCAGAAATACCCTGGCAGAATTAATGAGGTTACCCATTCCACCTGCAATCCCTTCAGGCTGGACAGAAGCATTCCAAATGCTTAAAAACTATGCAGAGCCTTTGCTGAATGCAAATAAAGGCATCATCTTTCTGGACGAATTCCCTTGGTTAAGCTCAGCTAAATCGGGCTTTCTGCCTGCGTTCGAGTTTTTTTGGAATTCCTGGGGCACCAAGCAAAATAACCTGATTTTCGTTATCTGTGGCTCTGCGGCTTCCTGGATGATACAAAAAGTAGTAAACAATAAAGGAGGATTACATAACAGGATCACTAAAAAGATCAGGCTACTGCCATTTACCCTGGCGGAAACCGCCGAATATTTAAAGTATAACCATGTTAACCTGGACCATTATCAGATCGTACAGTTATATATGGCCTTAGGCGGCATTCCACAATACCTGAAAGAGATTTTACCCGGACAAAGTGCCGCACAGAATATTGACAGGATTTGCTTTACAAAAGACGGCGCTTTACAAAACGAGTTTAACAACCTTTATCAATCTTTATTTGCTGAAGCAGATAAGCATATCGCGATTGTAAGAGCGCTTTCCGCTAAACATGCGGGCTTAACACGAAAAGAAATCATCAAAACCTGCGGGCTTTCTACCGGTGGTACAGCATCTTTGCTTTTGGAAGAATTAACAGAATCAGGCTTTATTTCTGCCTATCTGCCGTTTGAAAAAAACTCACGGGACAGCATCTATAAACTGTCTGATGAATACTCAAGGTTCTATCTTAAATTTATCGACAGCAACCGGGCATCGGGAGCGGGTACATGGCTTAAATTATCTGCGGCGCCTGCATGGCGAAGCTGGAGCGGCACTGCATTTGAAAGTGTATGCTTAAAACATACCAAAGAAATTAAAGCAGCCTTAGGCATTGCCGGAGTTTATACGGAGGAATCGGTATGGCGGTATGTTCCGGGTAACGATCAACCTGGCGCCCAGATCGACCTGCTTTTCGACCGGCAGGATTTTTGCATCAGTATATGCGAAATGAAGTTTTCAAACTCAACTTTCACTATAGATAAGGCCTATGCAACTGAGCTGCAGCGCAAGCAGGACGTGTTCAGAAACAAAACCAAAACTTCAAAAACAATATTCATGGTGATGATCTCCACTTTTGGAACAACAGATAATAGCTACAAAACCAGTTTGATACAAAATGATATTAAGGTAGAGGCGCTGTTTAAATAA
- the acs gene encoding acetate--CoA ligase, with the protein MNLKIASFEEYKQVYQQSVEQPEQFWEGIADNFLWRKKWDKALEWNFKEPSIKWFQGAKLNITENCLDRHLEEKGDTPAIIWEPNDPNEDHRILTYKQLHDKVCQFANVLKNNGVKKGDRVCVYMPMVPELAIAVLACARLGAIHSVVFGGFSAQSIADRIIDAQCEVVITADGSYRGIKEVPLKSVIDDALVRCPSVKRVIVLTRSHTGVSMIKGRDVWWEDEVKKVETQGNPDCPAVEMDAEDMLFILYTSGSTGKPKGVVHTCGGYMVYTGYTFANVFQYEPGEVYFCTADIGWITGHSYIVYGPLSQGATTLMFEGIPTWPDAGRFWDIVQEYKVNILYTAPTAIRSLMSFGDDMLKGKDLSSLKKLGSVGEPINEEAWHWFDEKIGHGQCPIVDTWWQTETGGLMISPISNVTPTKPGYATLPLPGVQPILVDENGKEIIGNGVSGNLCIKFPWPGMLRTTYGDHERCRTTYFATYPDLYFTGDGCLRDEDGYYRITGRVDDVLNVSGHRIGTAEVENAINMHSSVVESAVVGYPHDIKGQGVYAFVVSPNKHESEELTRKDIMMTVSRIIGAIARPDKIQFVSGLPKTRSGKIMRRILRKIAEGETSNLGDTSTLLDPGVVEEIKSGAL; encoded by the coding sequence ATGAATCTAAAAATAGCATCGTTTGAAGAGTACAAGCAAGTATACCAGCAAAGTGTTGAACAACCCGAACAATTTTGGGAAGGTATAGCTGATAACTTTTTGTGGCGCAAAAAATGGGACAAAGCCCTGGAGTGGAATTTTAAAGAGCCAAGCATCAAATGGTTCCAGGGCGCAAAGCTGAACATTACCGAAAACTGCTTAGACAGGCACCTGGAAGAAAAAGGCGATACCCCCGCCATTATCTGGGAGCCTAACGACCCTAATGAAGATCACCGCATATTAACGTATAAGCAATTACACGACAAAGTTTGCCAGTTTGCCAATGTGCTTAAAAATAACGGCGTAAAAAAAGGCGACAGGGTATGTGTTTATATGCCTATGGTGCCCGAACTGGCTATAGCGGTTTTGGCCTGTGCGCGTTTAGGTGCTATCCACTCGGTGGTGTTTGGCGGTTTTTCGGCCCAATCCATTGCCGACAGGATTATCGATGCGCAGTGCGAAGTGGTAATTACTGCCGACGGTAGCTATCGTGGAATAAAAGAAGTTCCGCTGAAATCGGTTATTGATGATGCCTTGGTGCGTTGCCCGTCTGTTAAGCGGGTAATTGTTTTAACCCGCAGCCATACCGGTGTATCTATGATTAAGGGCCGTGATGTTTGGTGGGAAGATGAAGTTAAGAAAGTAGAAACACAAGGTAACCCCGATTGCCCCGCCGTAGAAATGGATGCCGAGGATATGCTGTTCATCCTGTATACATCCGGCTCAACCGGTAAGCCTAAAGGCGTGGTGCATACCTGCGGCGGTTATATGGTTTATACCGGCTATACCTTTGCCAACGTGTTTCAATATGAGCCGGGCGAGGTGTATTTTTGTACCGCCGATATAGGCTGGATAACCGGGCACTCTTATATTGTTTACGGGCCGCTGTCGCAAGGGGCAACTACGCTGATGTTTGAAGGTATACCTACCTGGCCGGATGCTGGCCGCTTCTGGGATATTGTTCAGGAGTATAAAGTGAACATCTTATACACAGCGCCAACGGCCATCCGCTCGTTAATGAGTTTTGGCGATGATATGCTAAAAGGCAAAGATCTGAGCTCATTGAAAAAGCTGGGCTCGGTAGGTGAACCCATTAATGAAGAAGCATGGCATTGGTTTGACGAAAAAATTGGCCACGGGCAATGCCCCATAGTAGATACCTGGTGGCAAACTGAAACCGGCGGGTTAATGATATCGCCTATATCTAACGTAACGCCAACCAAGCCGGGGTATGCTACATTACCCTTGCCCGGAGTACAGCCGATATTGGTTGATGAAAACGGGAAAGAGATTATAGGTAACGGCGTGAGCGGTAATTTATGTATTAAGTTTCCGTGGCCCGGCATGCTGCGCACTACTTATGGCGACCATGAGCGCTGCCGTACAACCTACTTTGCTACTTATCCCGACCTGTATTTTACAGGAGATGGTTGCTTACGCGATGAGGATGGCTATTACCGCATTACCGGCCGTGTTGATGATGTGCTGAATGTTTCCGGCCACCGGATAGGTACCGCCGAAGTAGAGAACGCCATTAATATGCACTCGAGCGTGGTAGAATCTGCCGTGGTTGGATACCCGCACGATATTAAGGGCCAGGGCGTGTACGCCTTTGTGGTGAGCCCTAACAAGCACGAAAGCGAAGAGCTAACCCGCAAGGATATTATGATGACAGTATCGCGCATTATTGGCGCAATTGCCAGGCCAGATAAAATTCAATTTGTAAGTGGCTTGCCCAAAACGCGTTCGGGTAAAATTATGCGCAGGATATTGAGAAAGATAGCCGAAGGCGAAACATCAAACCTGGGCGATACATCAACCTTGCTTGATCCGGGCGTGGTAGAAGAAATTAAATCCGGGGCCTTGTAA
- the rpmB gene encoding 50S ribosomal protein L28 translates to MSRICDLTGKGSMNGFNVSNSNVKTKRRFYPNLQTKKFYIPEEDKWITLKVSTAAIKTISKNGITACINKFVKKGYI, encoded by the coding sequence ATGTCAAGAATTTGTGATTTAACAGGCAAGGGCTCAATGAATGGGTTCAACGTTTCTAACTCAAACGTTAAAACGAAACGTAGATTTTATCCTAACCTGCAAACAAAAAAGTTTTACATACCAGAAGAAGATAAATGGATCACTTTAAAAGTATCCACTGCTGCTATTAAAACTATCAGCAAGAACGGTATAACTGCTTGCATCAATAAATTTGTAAAAAAAGGATACATATAA
- the rpmG gene encoding 50S ribosomal protein L33, with protein sequence MAKKGSRVQVILECTEHKTSGMPGMSRYITTKNKKNTTERLELKKFNPVLRKVTVHKEIK encoded by the coding sequence ATGGCAAAAAAAGGCAGCAGAGTTCAGGTAATATTAGAGTGTACAGAACATAAAACCAGCGGTATGCCTGGTATGTCTCGTTACATCACTACCAAGAACAAGAAAAATACAACTGAGCGTTTAGAATTAAAAAAATTCAACCCGGTTTTACGTAAAGTTACTGTTCATAAAGAGATTAAGTAA
- a CDS encoding DUF4295 domain-containing protein, with protein sequence MAKKVVATLNTGKGKEYSKVITMAKSPKTGAYSFKEVIVHNDGVKDAIIAGQKGQ encoded by the coding sequence ATGGCAAAGAAAGTAGTTGCAACCCTGAACACTGGTAAGGGTAAAGAATATTCAAAAGTGATCACAATGGCTAAATCACCAAAAACTGGTGCTTATTCATTCAAAGAAGTAATTGTACATAACGATGGCGTTAAAGATGCAATTATTGCAGGTCAAAAAGGTCAGTAA
- the ftsY gene encoding signal recognition particle-docking protein FtsY — MGLFDFFKKKESTPQEQAALDTGLEKTKENFFSKITKAVAGKTTVDDDVLDELEEILVTSDVGVTTTLKIIDRIQARVARDKYLGTSELNNLLRDEIQQLLAENNSNDFQNFEYGQHKPYVIMVVGVNGVGKTTTIGKLAHKLKQAGNQVVLGAADTFRAAAVDQIKLWGERVGVRVVAQPMGSDPASVAFDTLKSAVANNDDVVIIDTAGRLHNKVNLMNELTKIKNVMLKVIPDAPHEILLVLDASTGQNAIEQCKQFTQATDVNALALTKLDGTAKGGVVIGISDQFKIPVKYIGVGEAMNDLQLFDRKGFVDSLFKQ, encoded by the coding sequence ATGGGATTATTCGATTTTTTTAAGAAAAAGGAGAGCACCCCGCAGGAGCAGGCAGCGCTGGATACTGGTTTAGAAAAAACCAAGGAAAACTTCTTTTCAAAGATAACCAAAGCCGTTGCCGGCAAAACCACCGTTGATGACGACGTGCTGGATGAACTGGAAGAGATCCTGGTTACATCAGACGTTGGGGTTACCACTACCCTGAAAATTATCGACCGGATACAGGCTCGTGTTGCCCGCGACAAGTACTTAGGCACATCCGAGCTGAACAATTTGCTCCGCGACGAAATTCAGCAATTATTAGCCGAAAACAACAGCAACGATTTTCAGAACTTTGAATACGGCCAACACAAACCTTATGTAATTATGGTGGTTGGCGTTAACGGCGTAGGTAAAACTACCACCATTGGCAAACTGGCCCATAAATTAAAACAAGCTGGCAACCAAGTAGTACTGGGAGCTGCCGATACGTTTAGGGCCGCCGCTGTTGACCAGATTAAGCTTTGGGGCGAGCGTGTTGGCGTACGCGTGGTGGCGCAACCGATGGGGTCTGACCCGGCTTCGGTAGCATTTGATACCTTAAAATCTGCCGTGGCCAATAACGATGATGTAGTCATTATCGATACCGCCGGACGCTTACATAACAAGGTGAACCTGATGAACGAGCTTACTAAAATTAAAAACGTAATGCTCAAGGTGATACCCGATGCCCCACACGAAATATTACTGGTATTAGATGCCTCAACCGGCCAGAATGCCATTGAGCAATGCAAGCAATTTACCCAGGCTACCGATGTTAATGCGCTTGCCCTCACCAAGCTTGACGGCACAGCCAAAGGCGGCGTAGTGATTGGAATCTCAGACCAGTTTAAGATCCCGGTAAAGTACATCGGTGTTGGCGAGGCGATGAATGATCTGCAATTATTTGATAGAAAGGGATTTGTAGATAGCTTGTTTAAACAGTAA
- the rimO gene encoding 30S ribosomal protein S12 methylthiotransferase RimO, which produces MKTKNIIQPFPIKKPRVNVVTLGCSKNTYDSEILMGQLRGNSFDVVHESGELASDDIIVINTCGFIDNAKQESIDTILQYSELKEQGKVGKVIVTGCLSERYKPELEAEITNVDAYFGTNDLQNLLQSVGANYKYELLGERLLTTPSHFAYFKISEGCNRPCSFCAIPLMRGKHLSTPMEQLVKDAENLARNGTKELVVIAQDLTYYGLDLYGKRNLDELLRRLSDVNGIEWIRLQYAYPSGFPMEVLDVMNERSNICNYMDMPLQHISDNMLKSMRRGITKQKTIDIVNAIRDKVPDIAFRTTLITGYPGETQQDFEEMMDWVEETRFDRLGCFTYSHEEKTHAHQLVDDVPDEVKQERADAIMEIQQGISFDKNQERIGHTYKVLIDKKEGDYFVGRTEFDSPEVDNEVLIDASKHYATVGSFVNVKIDNAEDFDLYGQIVK; this is translated from the coding sequence ATGAAGACGAAGAATATAATCCAGCCATTTCCTATCAAGAAACCACGCGTAAACGTAGTTACCCTGGGTTGCTCCAAAAACACGTACGACTCTGAGATATTAATGGGCCAGCTACGTGGCAACAGCTTTGATGTGGTACACGAGAGTGGCGAGCTTGCCAGCGATGATATTATTGTGATTAACACCTGTGGTTTTATTGATAATGCCAAGCAGGAATCAATAGATACCATTTTGCAATACAGTGAGCTGAAGGAACAGGGCAAGGTAGGCAAGGTAATTGTAACCGGCTGCCTGTCCGAACGCTACAAACCCGAGCTGGAAGCCGAAATAACCAATGTTGATGCTTACTTTGGCACCAACGACCTGCAAAATTTACTGCAAAGTGTTGGCGCTAATTATAAATACGAGTTATTGGGAGAGCGCTTGCTAACCACGCCCTCGCACTTTGCTTATTTTAAAATATCCGAGGGTTGTAACCGCCCCTGCTCTTTTTGCGCCATCCCGCTGATGCGCGGCAAACATCTTTCTACTCCAATGGAGCAATTGGTGAAGGACGCCGAAAACTTAGCCAGAAATGGCACCAAAGAGCTGGTTGTTATAGCGCAGGACCTCACCTACTACGGCCTCGACCTTTACGGCAAACGTAACCTTGACGAATTGCTCAGGCGATTATCGGATGTGAATGGTATTGAGTGGATCCGCTTGCAATACGCCTACCCTTCGGGCTTCCCTATGGAGGTTCTGGATGTGATGAACGAGCGCTCCAACATCTGCAACTACATGGATATGCCTTTGCAGCACATCAGCGATAATATGCTGAAATCGATGCGCCGCGGTATCACCAAGCAAAAAACCATCGACATCGTTAACGCTATCCGCGATAAGGTGCCCGATATCGCTTTCCGCACCACGCTCATAACCGGTTACCCTGGAGAAACGCAGCAGGACTTTGAAGAAATGATGGATTGGGTGGAAGAAACCCGGTTTGACCGCCTGGGATGCTTCACCTACTCGCACGAAGAAAAAACACATGCGCATCAATTGGTGGATGATGTACCCGATGAGGTAAAACAGGAACGCGCCGATGCCATTATGGAAATTCAGCAAGGTATTTCTTTTGATAAAAACCAGGAACGGATTGGCCATACCTACAAAGTGCTGATCGATAAAAAAGAGGGTGACTACTTTGTTGGCCGCACCGAATTTGATTCGCCGGAGGTAGACAACGAGGTTTTAATTGATGCGAGCAAACATTATGCAACCGTGGGCAGCTTTGTAAACGTAAAGATTGATAATGCCGAGGACTTTGATCTTTATGGACAAATTGTAAAATAA
- the bshC gene encoding bacillithiol biosynthesis cysteine-adding enzyme BshC → MDANCINYAETGFFSKTIVSYLDNDPELKAFYNYRPDLDGFKQLIQNKRPTPGRQLLADVLREQYASIADTGFPVSDLVNANIELLRSENTYTITTGHQLNIFTGPFYFIFKIASAIKLCKQLKAEFPDQNFVPVYWMASEDHDFAEINHTNAGGKKIQWNLDAAGATGRLNTKTIREALNHYKGVLGMDNHAPELAEIVETAYSRFDQLADATRYMVNALFAQYGLVIVDADDERLKQLFAPIIEQDIIGQHSFKNISDSNAALQKLGVHIQVNPREINFFYLTDGLRERIVFEHGVYQVLNSDIQFTEQQLRQEIEQHADRFSPNVVMRPLYQEVILPNLAYIGGGAEIVYWLELKSNFDFYKVDFPILLLRNSGLVIHKEAADKIRKMGFKTADIFKSADNLKTMWVKQHSHNDLTLKEEWRELHCIFERVKLRSFKIDPTLAPSTEAIQARLKHAIDNLERKIVKAEKRNYDTRLSQIDQIKNALFPNGSLQERTENFGLFYVKYGRQLIDDLIEKFEPLDFKFTVLTEG, encoded by the coding sequence ATGGACGCTAATTGTATTAACTACGCCGAAACCGGCTTCTTCTCCAAAACTATCGTTAGTTACCTGGATAACGATCCCGAACTGAAAGCTTTTTACAATTACAGGCCCGATTTGGATGGCTTTAAACAACTCATCCAAAACAAAAGGCCCACGCCGGGCAGGCAGCTGCTGGCCGATGTGCTGAGGGAGCAATACGCATCAATAGCGGATACCGGTTTTCCGGTTTCGGATTTGGTGAATGCCAATATTGAATTGCTCAGATCCGAAAATACCTATACCATTACAACCGGACACCAGCTTAATATTTTTACCGGACCTTTTTACTTTATTTTTAAAATAGCTTCGGCTATTAAGTTGTGTAAGCAGCTGAAGGCTGAATTTCCGGATCAGAATTTTGTACCGGTTTACTGGATGGCTTCGGAAGATCATGATTTTGCGGAGATTAACCATACCAACGCCGGTGGCAAAAAAATACAGTGGAACCTTGATGCCGCTGGTGCAACCGGCCGGTTAAATACCAAAACTATCCGCGAAGCCTTAAACCACTACAAGGGGGTGCTGGGCATGGATAACCATGCACCCGAATTAGCAGAGATTGTTGAAACCGCCTATTCGCGCTTTGATCAACTGGCTGATGCTACCCGCTATATGGTGAACGCCTTGTTTGCCCAATACGGTTTGGTGATTGTGGATGCCGATGATGAGCGACTAAAACAGCTATTCGCGCCCATTATTGAGCAGGATATTATAGGTCAGCATAGCTTTAAAAACATATCGGATAGTAACGCAGCCCTGCAAAAACTGGGCGTACATATCCAGGTGAACCCGCGCGAGATCAACTTTTTTTACTTGACCGATGGATTGCGCGAGCGGATTGTTTTTGAACATGGTGTGTACCAGGTTTTAAATTCGGACATTCAATTTACCGAACAGCAACTGCGCCAGGAAATTGAACAACATGCCGATCGCTTTAGCCCCAATGTAGTTATGCGCCCGCTTTACCAGGAAGTGATTTTGCCTAACCTGGCCTACATAGGTGGCGGTGCCGAAATTGTTTACTGGCTTGAATTGAAATCGAACTTCGATTTTTATAAGGTTGATTTCCCCATCTTATTATTACGCAACTCCGGCCTGGTGATCCACAAGGAAGCTGCCGACAAGATCCGTAAGATGGGATTTAAAACCGCCGATATTTTTAAAAGCGCCGACAATTTAAAAACGATGTGGGTAAAGCAGCACAGCCATAACGATCTTACCCTGAAAGAAGAATGGCGCGAACTGCACTGTATATTTGAACGCGTAAAACTGCGCTCCTTTAAAATAGACCCGACCCTGGCCCCTTCCACCGAGGCTATACAGGCCCGTTTAAAACATGCCATAGATAACCTGGAGCGTAAAATAGTTAAAGCCGAAAAGCGCAACTACGACACCCGCCTCAGCCAGATAGATCAAATTAAGAACGCACTATTCCCCAACGGCAGCCTGCAGGAACGCACCGAAAACTTCGGCTTGTTTTATGTAAAATATGGCCGCCAACTGATTGACGACCTGATTGAAAAATTTGAGCCTCTGGATTTTAAGTTTACTGTGCTAACGGAAGGTTGA
- a CDS encoding Ldh family oxidoreductase, which produces MTFSEPTLRTFTQNIFLAIGCSQQHAELAADVLIRSDMRGIDSHGVARLSGYVRLWEKKRINATPDIQIVHETPTTATVDGDSGLGLVVAPFAMKIAMEKAEQYGSGWVSVRNSNHFGISGYHALMAVERDMIGFAMTNASPLVAPTFSNERMLGTNPMCYAFPAGNFPPVVVDMATSAAANGKLEIAQRAGKPVPEGWIQDQDGNFTSDPHALKKGGSLLPLGSDREHGSHKGFGLSATVDILSAVLSGANYGPWVPPFVSFLDPPTDPVGKGIGHFLGAMRVDGFRPVDEFKTHMDNWISRFKSAKTVNGEPSVIIPGEPELEAEKERSKSGIPLVDAVVDDLNELADRFGLEKL; this is translated from the coding sequence ATGACATTTTCTGAGCCCACCCTCCGCACCTTTACTCAAAACATATTCCTCGCCATAGGTTGCAGCCAGCAACATGCCGAACTGGCTGCCGATGTATTGATCCGCTCTGATATGCGCGGTATCGACTCGCACGGCGTGGCACGCCTGAGTGGCTATGTAAGGCTTTGGGAAAAGAAACGCATTAACGCCACACCCGATATACAGATCGTTCATGAAACGCCTACCACAGCCACGGTTGACGGCGACTCGGGTCTGGGCTTAGTTGTAGCGCCCTTCGCCATGAAGATCGCTATGGAGAAAGCTGAGCAATACGGCTCGGGATGGGTATCTGTACGCAACTCCAACCATTTCGGTATTTCGGGCTACCATGCTTTGATGGCCGTAGAGCGGGATATGATCGGCTTTGCCATGACTAATGCCAGTCCGCTGGTAGCGCCTACTTTTTCAAACGAGCGGATGCTGGGCACCAACCCCATGTGTTATGCTTTCCCGGCAGGTAATTTTCCACCGGTGGTAGTTGATATGGCCACATCCGCGGCGGCGAACGGCAAACTGGAAATAGCACAACGCGCGGGTAAACCCGTACCCGAAGGCTGGATACAGGATCAAGACGGCAATTTCACCTCCGACCCGCACGCCCTGAAAAAAGGCGGCTCCCTGCTGCCCTTAGGCAGCGACCGCGAGCATGGCAGCCACAAAGGTTTTGGCTTAAGCGCAACGGTTGATATCTTATCCGCCGTACTCTCCGGAGCCAACTATGGCCCCTGGGTGCCACCCTTTGTTTCGTTTTTAGATCCGCCAACCGATCCGGTTGGCAAAGGCATAGGCCACTTTTTAGGTGCCATGCGTGTAGATGGTTTCCGACCGGTTGATGAGTTTAAAACCCATATGGATAATTGGATCAGCCGGTTTAAATCAGCAAAAACCGTAAACGGCGAGCCAAGCGTAATTATCCCAGGCGAACCGGAACTGGAAGCCGAAAAAGAGCGATCAAAAAGCGGAATACCTTTAGTGGATGCGGTTGTGGATGATCTGAACGAGCTGGCGGATAGGTTTGGGCTGGAGAAATTGTAA
- a CDS encoding IS110 family transposase, whose protein sequence is MKTWNVVLGVDVSKKTVDICWSERKLFVHIDNNSEGFGKFKKWCKTNLIDLRETFIVLEYTGGYEYRFIQFCESQSIAYRRVPGLEIKQSMGMIRGKSDRADAFRIGQYGEDKIKRLEPSKLLDNKILELKTLLSFRKRLVRESAGYQSSVGERKHMYEVSNQDMIVRISNEKRDANSEYIKELESRIMELIKSNEQMYLNYRIITSIKGIGAVNGWMTIAYTENFTSFPDARHYAVYVGVIPFEHTSGTSKKGRRRTSNLAQKELKQELNQAAKTAMQHDPEIRAYAERKMQNKEYGLVLNNIKFKLILRMFSLVKRGEMYVENYRRSA, encoded by the coding sequence ATGAAAACATGGAATGTTGTTTTAGGTGTCGATGTATCAAAAAAGACGGTCGATATCTGTTGGTCGGAGCGTAAGCTGTTCGTTCACATCGATAACAATAGTGAAGGATTCGGCAAGTTTAAAAAATGGTGCAAAACCAACCTGATCGATTTACGGGAAACGTTTATCGTACTGGAATATACCGGCGGTTATGAATACCGTTTCATCCAGTTTTGCGAGTCACAGTCTATAGCTTATCGGCGGGTGCCTGGACTAGAGATTAAGCAATCGATGGGTATGATCAGGGGCAAAAGCGATAGGGCCGACGCATTCCGGATCGGTCAGTATGGAGAAGATAAGATCAAGCGTCTTGAACCATCTAAGTTGTTGGATAATAAAATCTTAGAGCTTAAGACCTTGCTTTCATTCCGTAAACGATTGGTACGGGAAAGTGCTGGATATCAGAGCTCTGTTGGTGAGCGGAAACATATGTATGAGGTAAGTAACCAGGATATGATCGTCCGTATATCTAACGAAAAAAGAGATGCCAATTCGGAATATATCAAGGAGCTAGAATCGCGGATCATGGAACTGATCAAAAGCAATGAGCAGATGTATCTGAATTACCGGATCATCACCAGCATTAAAGGCATAGGCGCAGTGAATGGTTGGATGACCATAGCCTACACGGAGAATTTTACAAGCTTTCCTGACGCGAGGCACTATGCTGTATATGTAGGGGTGATTCCCTTTGAGCATACCTCGGGAACAAGTAAAAAAGGACGAAGGCGAACAAGCAACCTAGCGCAAAAGGAATTGAAACAGGAACTTAACCAGGCAGCTAAAACAGCTATGCAGCATGACCCCGAAATCAGGGCATACGCAGAGCGCAAGATGCAGAATAAAGAATATGGGTTGGTGCTAAACAATATAAAATTCAAACTGATACTACGAATGTTCTCCTTAGTGAAAAGGGGAGAAATGTATGTTGAAAACTATCGAAGGTCAGCTTAA